Genomic segment of Candidatus Poribacteria bacterium:
CATTTCGTTTCAGGCAGGTTTTTGGTTAATTCGTATCCTCACCCCCGTAGAATGCCACACGCGCATTCTGACGTTGATTCAGGGGTGCTATGTCTATAAAACTGCTGATGGCTGACCGCTACTTTCCCCAGACGGCTTGCTCGGTTTCTCGGTCAAAGAGATGCATCTCTGCTTCGTCAAAATTTAACCAGACGGTGTCCCCAGCCGTAACCTGAAACGTCGGATGCGTCCTGACCCGAAGGAGAATAGGTTCTTGGGTCTCTGAATGTGTGCCGAGACGGATGTCAAGAATATTGACGGGACCGAGCGGTTCAACGAGATGCACATCAGCAGGAATCGTTTCTCCCGCCGACTGACCCACCGCTGTGATATGTTCCGGACGAATGCCGAACACCAACCCGTTTTCTACCGCACCTGAAGTCGTATTTGCTTGTCGTTCCGGAGAGAGGCGAAAATAGACATCGGTGTGACACAACCGGAGTAGGGATTCCCCCTCCCGCACGGTAGTTTCCGCATCAAGGAGATTCATAGTGGGCATTCCCATAAATCCCGCCACAAAGAGGCTTTCCGGCTTGTTGTAGATTTCATGCGGTGTGCCAATTTGCTGCAATACCCCTTGGTGGATAACAGCAATCCTATCGGCGAGAGACATGGCTTCGACCTGATCGTGTGTTACAAAGAGGGTCGTTGCCCCGATTTCGTGTTGGAGTCGTTTAATTTCGGCGCGGGTGTCAACGCGAATCTTCGCGTCTAAATTCGCCATGGGTTCATCAAGGAGATACACCTTCGGTTGACGCACCATGGCGCGCCCGAGCGCGACGCGTTGCATCTCGCCACCGCTGAGGACACTCGGCTTTCGATGGAGTATATCGGATATCTGCAAGATTCCTGCCACCCGCTTCACTTGGGCATCAATCTCCGATTTCGAGAGCTTCACGGCTTTGAGGGGAAAAGCGATGTTATCGTAGACGCTCAGATGTGGGTAGAGGGCATAGAATTGAAAGACAAAGGCGATGTCGCGGTCGGCGGGGGAGAGATCGTTGACACGCTGCCCATCAATGAAGATATCGCCTTCTTCAGGGTTTTCTAAACCTGCGATGAGACGGAGCGTTGTAGTTTTGCCACAGCCTGAGGGGCCCAGAAAAACAACGAACTCTTTGTCCTGAACTTCCAGATTGAAATCCTTGACGGCTACGACATCACCGTAGCGTTTTACAATATTCTCAAGCTTAATGTGCGCCATATTTTAAACTTTGCTTGCGCGCGATACGACAGTTTTCGCTAAAGACTCTTTTTTGTCGGTTCCGCACGCGTGTTTTTGCTTGGGGTTTTTGATAGGGGTCTTTGCTTGGGCATTTCTGCGTATTTCTGCGTATTTCTGCGTGTTTCTGCGTGTTTCTGCGTGCTACAAACTTTGGATTTTTATCTCGTTAGAAAAAACTCTGCATCAGAAAGTGCATCACCGCGCCTGAAACGAGGGGCACCGTGAGGTTGTCGTCGATCGGGAAGGGAAGGAGCTCCACCAGTGTCGCAACGAAGGCACCAATGATGCCTATAATAGGATTCAACGTCACTAAAGCAATCAAAGCACAAACAACGAAACAGGCGGCACTGCCCTCTAAACTCTTTTTGCCCAGCAGTTTCGTCTTGCCCCACATTTTCCCGACCAGGGCAGCTGCCAAATCTCCCAATATCATAAAGAAAATGCAAACGATCGCAAGCGTCTTGGCGAAAAAGAAAATACACAAGAAAGCACTGATGAGATAGTAGGTCGCGCCTGTCACCGCGCCTTTGCGCTCGTGC
This window contains:
- a CDS encoding ABC transporter ATP-binding protein: MAHIKLENIVKRYGDVVAVKDFNLEVQDKEFVVFLGPSGCGKTTTLRLIAGLENPEEGDIFIDGQRVNDLSPADRDIAFVFQFYALYPHLSVYDNIAFPLKAVKLSKSEIDAQVKRVAGILQISDILHRKPSVLSGGEMQRVALGRAMVRQPKVYLLDEPMANLDAKIRVDTRAEIKRLQHEIGATTLFVTHDQVEAMSLADRIAVIHQGVLQQIGTPHEIYNKPESLFVAGFMGMPTMNLLDAETTVREGESLLRLCHTDVYFRLSPERQANTTSGAVENGLVFGIRPEHITAVGQSAGETIPADVHLVEPLGPVNILDIRLGTHSETQEPILLRVRTHPTFQVTAGDTVWLNFDEAEMHLFDRETEQAVWGK
- a CDS encoding phosphatidate cytidylyltransferase: MLAELFRKSIHLSGLILPVIYLFLDRQTMLILIGVPAGLALTVELMKWLSPSFGEFFFKMFAFLLRTHERKGAVTGATYYLISAFLCIFFFAKTLAIVCIFFMILGDLAAALVGKMWGKTKLLGKKSLEGSAACFVVCALIALVTLNPIIGIIGAFVATLVELLPFPIDDNLTVPLVSGAVMHFLMQSFF